The Candidatus Baltobacteraceae bacterium genome has a window encoding:
- a CDS encoding metalloregulator ArsR/SmtB family transcription factor: MPIELALRALANDRRLQILDWLKDPRSHFPPQVDGDLVKDGVCGGFIAEKLGVSQPTASEHLKVLVQAGLLKAKRIKQWTFYQRDEPAIKKIKQAIAATI; the protein is encoded by the coding sequence ATGCCTATTGAGCTGGCGCTGCGAGCGCTGGCCAACGACCGACGTCTTCAGATTCTCGACTGGCTCAAGGATCCGCGTTCGCATTTTCCCCCGCAGGTCGACGGCGATCTCGTCAAAGACGGTGTCTGCGGCGGCTTCATCGCCGAGAAGCTGGGAGTCAGCCAGCCTACCGCGAGCGAGCATCTCAAGGTGCTCGTCCAGGCCGGCCTCCTGAAGGCTAAGCGCATCAAGCAGTGGACGTTTTATCAGCGCGATGAGCCCGCTATCAAGAAAATCAAGCAAGCGATCGCCGCAACAATTTAG
- a CDS encoding ABC transporter permease: protein MNYLIEHPARVLALSAAHVELVAAALVVACAVAFPLGLMAARRPRIASWLLGMLGALYTIPSLALLAVLVELFGLGPAPIFVALVLYAQFMLARNVVAGINGVDRAQVDAARGLGMSSAEILWRVEIPQALPVMIGGVRVAAIAAIAIATLGGYVGTSGLGVLIFNGLTLHQSSMIVAGSLAASMLAIVADALLRLVERRARNVFG, encoded by the coding sequence GTGAACTATCTGATCGAGCATCCCGCGCGAGTGCTAGCGCTCTCCGCCGCGCACGTCGAGCTGGTAGCGGCGGCATTGGTCGTCGCCTGCGCGGTCGCCTTTCCTCTCGGACTGATGGCGGCGCGGCGCCCGCGCATCGCGTCGTGGCTGCTCGGTATGCTCGGCGCCCTTTACACGATCCCCAGCCTCGCACTGCTGGCCGTGCTCGTCGAACTTTTCGGCCTCGGGCCCGCGCCCATCTTCGTCGCGCTGGTTCTCTACGCGCAGTTCATGCTCGCTCGCAACGTCGTGGCCGGCATCAACGGCGTCGATCGCGCGCAAGTCGACGCCGCGCGTGGGCTGGGGATGTCGTCCGCGGAGATCCTGTGGCGCGTCGAAATTCCACAAGCGCTTCCGGTGATGATTGGCGGCGTTCGCGTCGCGGCGATCGCCGCGATTGCGATCGCGACGCTCGGCGGCTACGTCGGAACCAGCGGCTTAGGCGTCCTGATCTTCAACGGCTTGACGTTGCATCAGTCGTCGATGATCGTTGCCGGCAGTCTCGCGGCATCGATGCTGGCGATCGTCGCCGACGCCTTGCTGCGGCTGGTGGAGCGGCGCGCGCGTAACGTCTTCGGGTGA
- a CDS encoding ATP-binding cassette domain-containing protein yields the protein MSDVAIGFASATVQYAGADRHAVEDITFDVAPGELIVLLGPSGCGKSTLLRTVNRLVRLDAGTVEFFGRDVAATDPVELRRNIGYAIQAVGLFGHMTVAANVGVVPSLLGWSRDEIDARVDELLAMVDLDPARYRDRKPRQLSGGEAQRVGVARALAARPRALLMDEPFGAVDALVRAELQRELLRIVRDLQTTTLFVTHDVDEALLLADRIVVMQLGHVVQIGEPSELLDRPESDYVRTLFHSGDALYREYFLHVRAEMRQR from the coding sequence TTGAGCGACGTCGCGATTGGTTTCGCGAGCGCGACGGTGCAGTACGCCGGCGCCGACCGCCATGCCGTCGAGGACATTACCTTCGACGTCGCGCCGGGCGAGCTGATCGTGCTGCTCGGGCCGTCGGGATGCGGCAAGTCGACTTTGCTGCGCACCGTCAACCGTCTCGTTCGGCTCGACGCCGGCACCGTTGAGTTCTTTGGCCGCGACGTCGCGGCGACCGATCCGGTCGAGCTGCGCCGGAACATCGGCTACGCCATTCAAGCCGTCGGCCTGTTCGGGCACATGACGGTCGCCGCTAACGTCGGCGTCGTTCCCTCGCTGCTGGGCTGGAGCCGCGACGAGATCGACGCTCGCGTCGACGAGCTGCTCGCGATGGTAGATCTGGATCCGGCACGCTATCGCGATCGCAAACCGCGCCAGCTATCGGGCGGCGAGGCGCAGCGCGTCGGCGTCGCTCGCGCGCTCGCCGCGCGCCCGCGCGCGCTGCTGATGGACGAGCCGTTCGGTGCGGTCGACGCGCTCGTTCGCGCCGAGCTGCAGCGCGAGCTGCTGCGCATCGTGCGCGATCTGCAGACCACGACGCTCTTCGTCACGCACGACGTCGACGAAGCCCTGTTGCTCGCCGACCGCATCGTGGTGATGCAGTTGGGCCACGTCGTGCAGATCGGCGAACCATCGGAGCTGCTCGACCGCCCCGAAAGCGATTACGTTCGAACGCTCTTCCACTCGGGCGACGCACTCTACCGCGAATACTTCCTTCACGTGCGCGCCGAGATGCGCCAACGGTGA
- a CDS encoding glycine betaine ABC transporter substrate-binding protein has protein sequence MLTRRHALATLATLPLLARCAGSGSSIRVGSKNFTESFVIAEIYAQALEAGGFNVVRRFNLGSTQIAMAAMQRGDIDLYPEYTGTALIDVLRRPPMQDPQAVYATVSREFAKRYDIVWLKASPMNDSQALATTKAVAARERIATLSDLAAKASSLRLATIQEFLARADGLPGLQRAYGGFHFAQVRTYDIALKYQALLDGQADVASAFTTDGAIATNQLVVLRDDRHLWSPYNVAPVVRQQTLAAHAKIAIVLDAVSPRITDAAAQHMNAAVESDHKDPADVAAAFLAGKTV, from the coding sequence ATGCTTACGCGCCGGCACGCGCTCGCGACGCTCGCGACGCTTCCGCTGCTCGCGCGCTGTGCGGGCTCGGGTTCGTCGATCCGCGTCGGATCGAAGAACTTTACCGAGTCGTTCGTCATCGCGGAAATTTACGCGCAGGCGCTCGAAGCGGGTGGATTTAACGTCGTACGGCGCTTCAACTTGGGTTCGACGCAGATCGCGATGGCCGCGATGCAGCGCGGCGACATCGATCTCTATCCCGAATACACCGGAACCGCGCTCATCGACGTCCTGCGACGACCGCCGATGCAAGATCCGCAGGCAGTCTACGCGACCGTCTCGCGCGAGTTCGCCAAGCGGTACGATATCGTTTGGCTCAAGGCCTCGCCGATGAACGATTCGCAAGCGCTGGCGACGACGAAGGCGGTCGCGGCGCGCGAACGCATCGCCACGCTGTCGGATTTGGCGGCCAAGGCGTCGTCGCTGCGCCTGGCGACGATTCAAGAGTTCCTCGCGCGCGCCGACGGGCTGCCCGGGCTGCAGCGCGCGTACGGCGGCTTCCATTTCGCACAGGTTCGCACGTACGATATCGCGCTGAAGTACCAAGCGCTGCTGGACGGACAAGCCGACGTTGCGAGCGCGTTCACGACCGACGGAGCAATCGCGACGAACCAACTCGTCGTTTTGCGCGACGATCGCCATTTATGGTCGCCCTATAACGTCGCGCCGGTCGTGCGGCAGCAGACGCTCGCCGCGCATGCGAAGATTGCGATCGTGCTCGACGCGGTATCGCCGCGCATCACCGATGCCGCGGCGCAGCATATGAACGCCGCGGTCGAGTCGGATCACAAGGATCCCGCCGACGTCGCGGCGGCGTTTCTCGCCGGAAAGACCGTTTGA
- a CDS encoding ABC transporter permease subunit produces MWTDLAAHAVAHLGLAGSAMALALAVGLPVGALAGNFGSFRGLALGLASVGRTLPSLAVLMLLLPLLGVGATPAIIALALLAIPPIVIAVDLGIRGVPAGVLDAAAGMGMTATGRFFRVVAPLALPVSFSGVRTAAIETIASATLATFIGAGGLGDDIVRGLQTNDPAVLLAGAIAVAVLALAVELALGAVGRVLEARA; encoded by the coding sequence ATGTGGACGGACTTGGCAGCCCACGCCGTCGCGCACCTCGGACTAGCGGGCTCCGCCATGGCGCTGGCGCTGGCGGTCGGCCTTCCGGTGGGTGCGCTGGCCGGAAATTTCGGCTCGTTCCGCGGTCTGGCGCTCGGGCTGGCCAGCGTCGGGCGAACCCTTCCCAGCTTGGCCGTCCTGATGCTTCTGCTGCCGCTTTTGGGCGTGGGTGCTACGCCGGCGATCATCGCCCTGGCGCTGCTGGCGATACCGCCGATCGTGATCGCCGTCGATCTCGGTATCCGCGGCGTGCCGGCCGGCGTTCTCGACGCTGCCGCCGGCATGGGAATGACCGCAACGGGCCGCTTCTTCCGCGTCGTCGCGCCGCTGGCGCTGCCGGTCTCCTTCTCAGGCGTTCGAACGGCCGCCATCGAGACGATTGCAAGTGCTACGCTGGCCACGTTCATCGGCGCCGGCGGACTGGGGGACGATATCGTGCGCGGACTGCAGACCAACGATCCGGCGGTATTACTTGCGGGTGCGATCGCCGTCGCCGTATTGGCGCTGGCCGTCGAACTCGCGTTGGGCGCGGTCGGTCGCGTCCTGGAGGCACGCGCGTGA
- the ppk1 gene encoding polyphosphate kinase 1, with translation MRMIAKPNRPESAVPAISLDDSSLYISRELSWLEFNDRVLEEGLDARNPLLERVKFVAIYGTNLDEFFMIRVAAIKQQIEAQVVRRSDDGRLPAEHLAAISERLHASLLTQMRLLNDELLPALEAEGIRIRRISELDEETQLALERTFDENVFPVLTPLAVDSGHPFPYISNLSLSLAVELEESTRDGVDLHFARVKIPPTLPRFVGIESAPPGERHFVLLEDLIAHHLDGLFPGMHVRDAYLFRVTRDADLDLQEDEADDLLRAIESELRRRRFGEPVRLEVERGMPEYMRDLLCESLDLSHLDSYEIDGLMAVNDLWQIVNLPDYEQLRDKPFMPAIPKRLIGATDMFAAIREADIVLHHPYESFDPVVQFVQQAAVDEKVLAIKATLYRTSGKNSPIVRALLTAAENEKQVAVVIELKARFDEENNIEWAKRLERAGAHVVYGFANRKVHAKSLLVVREDEDGLRRYMHFGTGNYNEKSARLYTDLSLLTCRAELGADVTQLFNALTGFSKVTDYEDLWVAPVTLRREILSLIERETEHARAGRPSGIRVKLNHISDAEVIRALYRASQAGVSIDMLVRGMCVIRPGVPGVSERIRVRSIVGRFLEHSRIYSFENGGDREVYIASADWMGRNLDGRVEIATPVLDPVISETISTQILSVLLADNVKSRELMENGSYKRLTAGSGEMPIDAQRVFLTQAQAL, from the coding sequence ATGCGCATGATCGCCAAACCCAATCGACCCGAATCCGCCGTACCGGCCATCTCCCTCGACGATTCCTCGCTGTACATCAGCCGCGAGCTCTCGTGGCTGGAGTTCAACGACCGCGTGCTCGAGGAAGGCCTCGACGCGCGCAATCCGCTCCTCGAGCGGGTGAAATTCGTGGCGATTTACGGAACCAACCTCGACGAGTTCTTCATGATTCGCGTGGCGGCGATCAAGCAGCAGATCGAAGCGCAGGTCGTGCGGCGCTCCGACGACGGCCGGCTGCCGGCCGAACACTTGGCTGCGATCTCGGAACGGCTGCACGCCTCGCTGCTGACCCAGATGCGGCTGCTCAACGACGAGTTGCTGCCGGCATTAGAAGCCGAAGGCATTCGTATTCGCCGCATCTCCGAGCTCGACGAGGAGACGCAGCTGGCGCTCGAGCGGACCTTCGACGAGAACGTCTTTCCGGTACTGACGCCGCTAGCCGTCGATAGCGGTCACCCGTTTCCGTACATTTCAAATCTGTCGCTGTCGCTGGCCGTCGAGCTCGAAGAGTCGACGCGCGACGGCGTCGATCTCCACTTTGCGCGTGTGAAGATTCCCCCGACCTTGCCGCGATTCGTGGGGATCGAGTCGGCGCCGCCCGGCGAGCGTCACTTCGTGCTGCTCGAGGATCTGATCGCCCATCACCTCGACGGCCTGTTCCCCGGCATGCACGTACGCGATGCCTACCTGTTCCGCGTGACGCGCGACGCCGACCTCGACCTGCAAGAAGACGAAGCCGACGACTTGCTGCGTGCGATCGAATCCGAGTTGCGCCGCCGCCGCTTCGGCGAACCCGTTCGCTTGGAAGTCGAGCGTGGGATGCCCGAATACATGCGGGATCTGCTCTGCGAATCGCTCGATCTCTCGCACCTCGATTCGTACGAAATCGACGGGCTCATGGCCGTCAACGATCTGTGGCAGATCGTCAACTTGCCGGATTACGAGCAGCTGCGCGACAAACCGTTCATGCCGGCGATTCCCAAGCGGCTCATCGGCGCTACGGATATGTTCGCGGCTATTCGAGAAGCCGACATCGTGCTCCATCATCCGTACGAGTCGTTCGATCCGGTCGTGCAGTTCGTTCAGCAGGCGGCCGTCGACGAAAAGGTGCTCGCTATCAAAGCGACGCTGTACCGAACCTCCGGAAAGAACTCGCCGATCGTTCGCGCCCTGCTGACGGCGGCCGAGAACGAGAAACAGGTCGCGGTCGTCATCGAACTCAAAGCGCGGTTCGACGAAGAGAACAACATCGAATGGGCCAAGCGCCTGGAGCGCGCCGGCGCGCACGTCGTTTACGGTTTCGCCAACCGCAAGGTACATGCCAAATCGCTGCTGGTCGTTCGTGAAGACGAAGACGGGCTCCGCCGGTACATGCACTTTGGTACAGGTAACTACAACGAGAAGTCGGCCCGTTTGTACACCGACTTGAGTCTCCTGACGTGTCGCGCGGAACTCGGGGCCGACGTTACCCAGCTCTTCAACGCTCTGACCGGGTTCTCGAAGGTCACCGATTACGAAGATTTATGGGTGGCTCCCGTAACCTTGCGCCGCGAGATCCTTTCGCTCATCGAGCGCGAAACCGAACATGCGCGCGCAGGGCGTCCGTCGGGCATTCGCGTGAAACTCAACCATATCAGCGATGCTGAGGTGATCCGCGCGCTCTATCGCGCATCGCAGGCTGGTGTATCGATCGACATGCTGGTCCGCGGCATGTGCGTGATTCGGCCCGGCGTCCCCGGCGTCAGCGAGCGCATCCGCGTGCGCAGCATCGTCGGCCGGTTCCTCGAGCACTCGCGCATCTATAGCTTCGAAAACGGCGGCGATCGAGAAGTCTACATCGCCAGCGCGGACTGGATGGGGCGCAACCTCGACGGCCGCGTGGAGATTGCGACCCCCGTACTCGATCCGGTCATCTCCGAAACGATCAGCACGCAGATCCTATCGGTGCTGCTCGCCGACAACGTCAAGAGCCGTGAACTCATGGAAAACGGCAGCTACAAGCGCCTCACGGCCGGTTCGGGCGAGATGCCTATCGACGCGCAGCGTGTCTTCTTGACGCAAGCCCAAGCATTGTAG
- a CDS encoding TonB-dependent receptor — protein MNPWLGCGLALPTAAQPVPSGSIAGTVADSSGQPVSGAHVKLAGPRSYDAVTDAAGKYAFPEVAVGSYSITVSKAGFQTYSRTNVDVGAGIKTGVDVALAVATLQTIAVVASSSGQVHFNTTSASVGIVTTQDFANQAQNQVFQVLNQIPGVQISLASGSTNGAAPGSVTVPTIRGAASYETASFIDGHAVATSSYGDYITSYLSPFLFSNIEVVKGQGAFGVEVNGAINGALNFRTRNPTATPAPDFEFGVDNHGGGWSDVAISDSILDGRLGFVVALANVNLPSALNGTQVLIDPSGGNAGSPRGPALSGNKSYSNVANTESNIQTGYSLLACCYTLTSNFNNLSELLKLQYRISPTTVATVSYLDGQTTTDQNGNTGNITEAVFQPGADYKGSLAAGPHAVDYVFPGSPNVLNNVEPIFQAEVSSGVGVDTLVARYYHASIYRATQQGENSSILDPYPLTLFGASGSRSSSTATYNGTTLPVYFQDYFNETEADKLGGWSFEYDHPFDSQNQLIFSIDQNTTQSQSYEQSTFTSVFIPQGSSQLFTTFHLQGNLQLSPQVTATLADYANVYRSTYATSCPFSGAYSNCSIGGGNVTFATTTTGHNDPRAGFVWQPNSNVAVRFGAGSAIAPPYLDLLSQITANVATWDQQTGIATLTRNSGQLRPETAFGYDLGTDYRFHDSSMVASADVYENNLFNHYFGETTASGLTCAQVSYMCVSSSGKKAPGTTPIYYALNTNISNFRFQGIELSLRRSPRVGWGFNLSGALQRGYVFNLPKYFYCSNPGPKCQYNQNLNIIANQNLNGEGIGSVSYSPYFGFGSTVGSLNTRIPYAQGNASLSYTFGNSAYAMVGMTLYGHNNSYGEPAFGLGYATVRYPIAPYTAFQISGNNIFNAWPAVIPVYGGGVSIPLANGGTAATLGNVAGPATWSFVVTKNLAP, from the coding sequence ATGAATCCGTGGCTAGGGTGCGGCCTGGCGCTGCCCACAGCCGCGCAGCCGGTGCCCTCCGGTTCGATCGCCGGAACCGTCGCCGATAGCTCCGGCCAGCCGGTATCGGGCGCGCACGTGAAGCTCGCCGGACCGCGATCTTACGATGCCGTTACCGACGCCGCCGGGAAATACGCTTTTCCCGAGGTCGCGGTAGGCTCGTACTCGATCACGGTTTCCAAAGCCGGCTTCCAAACGTACTCGCGTACGAACGTCGACGTCGGAGCCGGGATCAAGACCGGCGTCGACGTGGCGCTCGCCGTCGCGACCCTGCAAACGATCGCCGTCGTCGCCAGTTCGAGCGGACAAGTACACTTCAACACGACGTCGGCTTCGGTCGGAATCGTAACGACTCAAGACTTCGCCAACCAAGCGCAGAACCAGGTCTTCCAAGTGCTCAATCAGATCCCCGGAGTTCAGATCTCGCTGGCCAGCGGATCGACCAACGGGGCCGCGCCCGGATCTGTGACGGTGCCGACGATCCGCGGCGCCGCGTCCTACGAGACGGCGTCGTTTATCGACGGCCACGCGGTGGCAACATCGAGCTACGGCGACTACATCACGAGTTATTTGAGCCCGTTCCTCTTCAGCAATATCGAGGTCGTGAAGGGTCAAGGCGCTTTCGGCGTCGAGGTCAACGGCGCGATCAACGGTGCGCTCAACTTTAGAACGCGCAATCCCACGGCGACTCCGGCGCCGGACTTCGAGTTCGGGGTCGACAACCACGGCGGCGGGTGGAGTGACGTCGCGATCTCGGACTCGATCCTCGACGGACGGCTCGGCTTCGTCGTCGCACTGGCCAACGTTAACTTGCCGTCGGCGCTCAACGGCACGCAGGTCCTGATCGATCCGAGCGGCGGTAATGCCGGTTCGCCACGCGGCCCGGCGCTTTCCGGGAACAAATCGTATTCGAACGTCGCCAATACCGAAAGTAACATCCAAACCGGCTATTCGCTGCTCGCGTGCTGCTATACGCTGACCTCCAACTTCAATAACCTCTCGGAGCTCTTGAAGCTGCAATACCGGATTTCGCCGACCACCGTCGCGACGGTAAGCTATCTCGACGGGCAGACGACGACGGATCAGAACGGCAACACCGGCAACATTACCGAGGCGGTCTTCCAACCCGGCGCGGATTACAAAGGATCGTTAGCAGCCGGTCCGCACGCCGTCGATTATGTCTTTCCTGGTTCGCCGAACGTCCTCAATAACGTCGAGCCGATATTCCAAGCGGAGGTTAGCTCCGGCGTGGGAGTCGATACGCTCGTCGCGCGGTACTATCACGCGTCTATCTACCGGGCGACGCAGCAGGGCGAGAATTCGAGCATCCTCGATCCGTATCCGCTAACGCTGTTCGGGGCGTCGGGTTCGCGCTCGAGCAGCACTGCGACGTACAACGGTACGACGCTTCCCGTCTATTTTCAGGATTACTTCAACGAAACTGAAGCCGATAAGCTCGGCGGCTGGTCGTTCGAGTACGACCATCCGTTCGACTCGCAAAACCAGTTGATCTTCAGCATCGATCAGAACACCACGCAGTCGCAGTCGTACGAGCAATCGACGTTCACGAGCGTCTTTATTCCGCAAGGTTCCTCGCAGTTGTTCACGACCTTCCACCTTCAAGGTAACCTGCAGCTGTCGCCCCAGGTGACGGCAACGCTCGCAGACTATGCCAACGTGTATCGCAGCACGTACGCGACCTCGTGCCCGTTCTCGGGCGCATATTCGAACTGCTCGATCGGCGGCGGGAACGTGACTTTCGCGACGACGACGACCGGCCACAACGATCCGCGCGCCGGCTTCGTGTGGCAGCCGAACTCTAACGTGGCCGTGCGATTCGGCGCCGGAAGCGCCATCGCGCCGCCGTACCTGGATCTGCTGAGCCAAATTACCGCGAACGTGGCGACGTGGGACCAGCAGACCGGCATCGCGACCCTTACCAGGAACAGCGGTCAGCTGCGCCCGGAGACGGCGTTCGGCTACGATCTCGGCACGGATTACCGGTTCCACGACTCATCGATGGTTGCGTCGGCCGACGTGTACGAGAATAATCTCTTCAATCATTACTTCGGCGAAACGACCGCGAGCGGCCTGACGTGCGCCCAAGTTTCCTATATGTGCGTCTCGAGTTCCGGGAAGAAAGCGCCCGGAACGACGCCCATCTACTACGCGCTCAATACCAACATCAGTAACTTCCGCTTTCAGGGTATCGAGCTGAGCCTCAGGCGCTCGCCGCGTGTCGGCTGGGGCTTCAACCTGTCCGGCGCGCTGCAGCGCGGCTACGTATTCAATCTTCCGAAATACTTTTATTGCAGCAACCCAGGACCGAAGTGCCAGTATAACCAAAACCTCAACATCATTGCGAACCAAAACCTCAACGGCGAAGGCATCGGTAGCGTATCGTACTCGCCATACTTTGGATTCGGCAGCACGGTCGGATCGCTCAACACGCGCATCCCGTACGCGCAAGGGAACGCGTCACTCTCATACACGTTTGGCAATTCGGCCTATGCGATGGTGGGCATGACGCTGTACGGACACAATAACTCATATGGTGAGCCGGCGTTCGGCCTCGGCTACGCAACCGTGCGCTATCCGATCGCGCCGTACACGGCGTTCCAGATTTCCGGAAACAACATCTTCAATGCCTGGCCCGCGGTCATTCCGGTCTACGGCGGCGGCGTATCGATACCGTTGGCTAATGGAGGCACTGCCGCGACGTTAGGCAACGTGGCCGGCCCGGCGACCTGGTCATTCGTTGTTACGAAGAACCTCGCGCCCTAA